The segment TACTTCTGTTTCCTGACCGCAGTCAGCACATTTTGCTTTGTGCATATCCCTCGGTCCGTTGTTGAAACCTCTATTTTCCATTTGTTTTCCTCCCTTTATATTGTATACCAATTCGATCCAAAAAGCCGCACTTGGGAATCTATTATTCTTGGGAGGTCTTGATGAACTAGTTGACTATGTCCACTC is part of the Methanococcoides orientis genome and harbors:
- a CDS encoding CxxC-x17-CxxC domain-containing protein, with the protein product MENRGFNNGPRDMHKAKCADCGQETEVPFVPDPNRPVYCRECFQSHRPPKKF